A single genomic interval of Coccidioides posadasii str. Silveira chromosome 1, complete sequence harbors:
- a CDS encoding uncharacterized protein (BUSCO:39833at4751~EggNog:ENOG410PIN5~COG:E~MEROPS:MER0026494~BUSCO:1306at33183) yields the protein MDSSQCHEPAVGVSTDGDDGIATTQPRQSISSNTANLKNECAIGHRVHAVRSVLALVVDEECVFAGLQGGDIVAWSLDTYELVLSVKAHEESVLGLYLSDDRHLLFSSGGDSVVNVWSTSTFERLYSIYTHHDVGDIFTVAYSSELKTVYCGGQNTSLQWCNLLRDAHPPPQIATHPSCRTHKFFDSRGPGGIAPPARTDNQSLNALYDGQTLTFKRDQHKLFAHNGYVYCMLLVRGILECQSGGEVLFTGSGDGSVKLWELNQGTNVAPTEIASLQNGSESVLSIAVDGPFLYCGLTGGAINIWNLDSRQIIKTITSHTGDLWAIDIIKGIIVSGDGDGIVKKFNSRFEEIGSWAAHDGTMLASAAGVVKDRWIYATGGNDNSVAIWDLTEHPVDSHEIPATSNDELVNALAKFVGYKTISARPKFSGECNQGAAFLRRHCIYLGAQTNILTTGPNTNPIVFAKFPATSQNALDRTVLFYGHYDVVGAEANQAKWNTDPFQLTSLNGFLYGRGVSDNKGPILAALYAAAELTQRKELTCNVVFLIEGEEESGSQGFAETIQENKDLIGPVDWILLANSYWLDDHIPCLTYGLRGVIHANLIVASHHPDLHSGIDGSSLLDEPLKDLTMLLSTIVGPKGKINLPGFQDPVLPLTPIEKQRYDAIAEALLPHHPEIEDVESFTASLMHRWREPSLTIHSVEIPGCKSSTTTISRKAKATLSIRLVPNQNADKVAEDLIDYAQTQFADLDSQNILTVEITGKADPWLGDPGNELFETLSRAVTAVWSASTESRKYNNYPPPIPTRHLSNSGLPRTNSSDSLASTSKIERILASSSSVPNHKSGRKAKSSHLSPVPTSSTLTTDPTDPNQPSHSQENETSENHRKTAPQLIKPIYIREGGSIPTIRFLEKEFNAPAAHLPCGQASDNAHLSNERLRVENLYRSREIFRRVFRELGGSLPAHEE from the exons ATGGACTCGAGCCAATGCCACGAGCCGG CGGTCGGAGTGTCGACGGACGGTGATGATGGAATCGCTACAACTCAACCTCGACAATCAATTTCATCTAACACAGCCAACTTAAAAAATGAGTGTGCCATTGGCCACCGCGTCCATGCTGTACGGTCCGTCTTAGCACTGGTCGTTGATGAAGAATGCGTCTTTGCTGGGCTGCAAGGTGGAGACATTGTG GCATGGTCTTTGGACACATATGAACTTGTTTTATCAGTCAAGGCTCATGAAGAGAGTGTCCTGGGTCTATATCTCTCTGATGACCGACATCTTCTCTTCTCGAGCGGCGGAGACTCTGTGGTCAAC GTCTGGTCGACGAGCACTTTTGAGCGCTTGTATTCAATATACACCCACCACGACGTGGGGGACATATTTACCGTTGCATATTCATCAGAGCTAAAAACTGTCTACTGTGGAGGCCAAAATACCAGTCTTCAA TGGTGCAATCTGCTCCGGGATGCCCATCCGCCGCCACAAATTGCAACGCATCCTTCATGCAGGACACACAAATTTTTTGACTCGCGAGGACCTGGCGGAATAGCTCCTCCGGCACGCACAGACAATCAGTCTCTGAATGCTCTATACGATGGTCAGACCCTTACATTTAAAAGAGACCAACACAAGCTCTTTGCTCACAATGGCTACGTGTATTGCATGCTCCTCGTTCGTGGGATTCTCGAATGCCAGTCTGGCGGAGAGGTCCTTTTTACCGGGTCTGGTGATGGATCCGTTAAGTTGTGGGAGCTCAATCAAGGAACAAACGTCGCGCCCACTGAAATCGCTTCACTGCAAAATGGCAGCGAATCCGTCCTGTCGATTGCAGTAGATGGCCCGTTCTTATACTGCGGACTCACGGGAGGGGCCATCAACATATGGAATTTGGATTCTCGCCAGATCATCAAAACAATTACCAGCCACACTGGAGATCTCTGGGCCATCGATATTATTAAAGGGATCATTGTAAGCGGCGATGGCGATGGTATCGTTAAG AAATTCAACTCCCGCTTCGAAGAAATTGGGTCTTGGGCAGCACATGATGGAACAATGCTTGCGTCCGCTGCAGGTGTCGTTAAGGATAGATGGATCTATGCGACTGGCGGAAACGACAATTCCGTTGCAATCTGGGACTTAACAGAGCACCCTGTAGATTCACATGAAATTCCAGCTACCAGCAACG ACGAATTGGTTAATGCTTTGGCCAAGTTTGTTGGATACAAGACAATTTCAGCGCGGCCCAAGTTCTCCGGAGAATGCAATCAAGGCGCCGCGTTTCTACGTCGACACTGCATCTACTTGGGCGCTCAAACAAACATTCTCACCACTGGTCCGAATACCAATCCGATAGTGTTTGCAAAGTTCCCTGCCACCTCTCAGAATGCCTTAGATCGCACAGTCTTGTTCTACGGCCATTATGATGTTGTCGGCGCAGAAGCCAACCAGGCCAAGTGGAATACTGACCCATTTCAGCTAACATCCCTCAACGGGTTTCTGTATGGACGTGGCGTCTCGGATAATAAAGGTCCAATATTGGCTGCACTATATGCGGCAGCAGAGCTAACACAAAGGAAAGAGCTGACGTGCAACGTGGTCTTCCTTATCGAGGGCGAGGAAGAATCCGGGTCTCAAGGCTTTGCAGAGACGATCCAGGAGAACAAAGACTTGATTGGACCGGTTGATTGGATACTCCTGGCAAACAGCTACTGGCTTGACGACCATATACCATGTCTAACGTATGGATTGAGAGGTGTTATCCACGCAAACCTAATCGTTGCCAGTCATCACCCTGATCTTCATAGCGGCATTGATGGAAGTTCACTACTCGATGAGCCACTCAAGGATTTGACTATGCTCCTAAGCACGATAGTCGGGCCCAAGGGCAAAATAAATCTCCCAGGATTCCAGGATCCGGTCTTGCCCCTTACCCCCATTGAGAAACAACGGTACGATGCAATCGCGGAAGCGCTTCTGCCACATCATCCAGAGATTGAAGATGTCGAATCATTCACAGCCTCGCTGATGCATCGCTGGCGCGAACCATCACTTACCATCCACTCAGTGGAAATCCCAGGCTGCAAGAGCTCCACAACTACGATATCACGCAAAGCCAAAGCCACGTTGTCCATTCGACTCGTGCCAAACCAAAACGCAGATAAAGTGGCAGAAGACTTAATCGACTACGCCCAAACCCAATTTGCCGATCTCGACTCACAAAACATTCTCACCGTTGAGATCACCGGGAAAGCCGACCCCTGGCTGGGTGATCCGGGCAACGAACTCTTCGAAACCCTCTCCCGTGCCGTCACAGCAGTATGGTCAGCGAGCACGGAGAGCAGAAAATACAACAACTACCCACCACCAATTCCGACCCGACACTTATCCAATTCGGGGCTCCCTCGCACGAATTCTTCCGATAGCCTGGCTTCTACGTCAAAAATTGAGCGAATACTCGCATCTTCGTCCTCCGTTCCAAACCATAAATCCGGCCGGAAAGCGAAATCATCACACTTATCCCCAGTACCCACTTCATCCACCCTTACCACTGATCCTACCGATCCAAATCAGCCCTCGCATTCACAGGAGAACGAGACGTCTGAAAACCATCGGAAAACAGCACCACAGCTCATCAAGCCTATCTACATTCGCGAAGGAGGCTCTATTCCTACCATCCGTTTCCTGGAGAAAGAATTTAATGCGCCTGCTGCCCATTTACCTTGTGGACAGGCGAGTGACAATGCACACTTGAGTAATGAGAGATTGCGGGTGGAAAACTTGTATCGAAGCAGGGAGATCTTCAGGAGAGTGTTTAGGGAGTTAGGTGGCAGTTTGCCGGCCCATGAAGAGTAA
- a CDS encoding uncharacterized protein (BUSCO:39833at4751~EggNog:ENOG410PIN5~COG:E~MEROPS:MER0026494~BUSCO:1306at33183), with the protein MKGRLPLKMECQELRAPLIRLCLGKLGSWPPHAMDSSQCHEPAVGVSTDGDDGIATTQPRQSISSNTANLKNECAIGHRVHAVRSVLALVVDEECVFAGLQGGDIVAWSLDTYELVLSVKAHEESVLGLYLSDDRHLLFSSGGDSVVNVWSTSTFERLYSIYTHHDVGDIFTVAYSSELKTVYCGGQNTSLQWCNLLRDAHPPPQIATHPSCRTHKFFDSRGPGGIAPPARTDNQSLNALYDGQTLTFKRDQHKLFAHNGYVYCMLLVRGILECQSGGEVLFTGSGDGSVKLWELNQGTNVAPTEIASLQNGSESVLSIAVDGPFLYCGLTGGAINIWNLDSRQIIKTITSHTGDLWAIDIIKGIIVSGDGDGIVKKFNSRFEEIGSWAAHDGTMLASAAGVVKDRWIYATGGNDNSVAIWDLTEHPVDSHEIPATSNDELVNALAKFVGYKTISARPKFSGECNQGAAFLRRHCIYLGAQTNILTTGPNTNPIVFAKFPATSQNALDRTVLFYGHYDVVGAEANQAKWNTDPFQLTSLNGFLYGRGVSDNKGPILAALYAAAELTQRKELTCNVVFLIEGEEESGSQGFAETIQENKDLIGPVDWILLANSYWLDDHIPCLTYGLRGVIHANLIVASHHPDLHSGIDGSSLLDEPLKDLTMLLSTIVGPKGKINLPGFQDPVLPLTPIEKQRYDAIAEALLPHHPEIEDVESFTASLMHRWREPSLTIHSVEIPGCKSSTTTISRKAKATLSIRLVPNQNADKVAEDLIDYAQTQFADLDSQNILTVEITGKADPWLGDPGNELFETLSRAVTAVWSASTESRKYNNYPPPIPTRHLSNSGLPRTNSSDSLASTSKIERILASSSSVPNHKSGRKAKSSHLSPVPTSSTLTTDPTDPNQPSHSQENETSENHRKTAPQLIKPIYIREGGSIPTIRFLEKEFNAPAAHLPCGQASDNAHLSNERLRVENLYRSREIFRRVFRELGGSLPAHEE; encoded by the exons ATGAAAGGGCGTTTACCATTGAAAATGGAGTGTCAGGAACTTCGAGCGCCTTTGATAAGGCTGTGCTTAGGGAAGTTGGGCAGCTG GCCGCCGCATGCGATGGACTCGAGCCAATGCCACGAGCCGG CGGTCGGAGTGTCGACGGACGGTGATGATGGAATCGCTACAACTCAACCTCGACAATCAATTTCATCTAACACAGCCAACTTAAAAAATGAGTGTGCCATTGGCCACCGCGTCCATGCTGTACGGTCCGTCTTAGCACTGGTCGTTGATGAAGAATGCGTCTTTGCTGGGCTGCAAGGTGGAGACATTGTG GCATGGTCTTTGGACACATATGAACTTGTTTTATCAGTCAAGGCTCATGAAGAGAGTGTCCTGGGTCTATATCTCTCTGATGACCGACATCTTCTCTTCTCGAGCGGCGGAGACTCTGTGGTCAAC GTCTGGTCGACGAGCACTTTTGAGCGCTTGTATTCAATATACACCCACCACGACGTGGGGGACATATTTACCGTTGCATATTCATCAGAGCTAAAAACTGTCTACTGTGGAGGCCAAAATACCAGTCTTCAA TGGTGCAATCTGCTCCGGGATGCCCATCCGCCGCCACAAATTGCAACGCATCCTTCATGCAGGACACACAAATTTTTTGACTCGCGAGGACCTGGCGGAATAGCTCCTCCGGCACGCACAGACAATCAGTCTCTGAATGCTCTATACGATGGTCAGACCCTTACATTTAAAAGAGACCAACACAAGCTCTTTGCTCACAATGGCTACGTGTATTGCATGCTCCTCGTTCGTGGGATTCTCGAATGCCAGTCTGGCGGAGAGGTCCTTTTTACCGGGTCTGGTGATGGATCCGTTAAGTTGTGGGAGCTCAATCAAGGAACAAACGTCGCGCCCACTGAAATCGCTTCACTGCAAAATGGCAGCGAATCCGTCCTGTCGATTGCAGTAGATGGCCCGTTCTTATACTGCGGACTCACGGGAGGGGCCATCAACATATGGAATTTGGATTCTCGCCAGATCATCAAAACAATTACCAGCCACACTGGAGATCTCTGGGCCATCGATATTATTAAAGGGATCATTGTAAGCGGCGATGGCGATGGTATCGTTAAG AAATTCAACTCCCGCTTCGAAGAAATTGGGTCTTGGGCAGCACATGATGGAACAATGCTTGCGTCCGCTGCAGGTGTCGTTAAGGATAGATGGATCTATGCGACTGGCGGAAACGACAATTCCGTTGCAATCTGGGACTTAACAGAGCACCCTGTAGATTCACATGAAATTCCAGCTACCAGCAACG ACGAATTGGTTAATGCTTTGGCCAAGTTTGTTGGATACAAGACAATTTCAGCGCGGCCCAAGTTCTCCGGAGAATGCAATCAAGGCGCCGCGTTTCTACGTCGACACTGCATCTACTTGGGCGCTCAAACAAACATTCTCACCACTGGTCCGAATACCAATCCGATAGTGTTTGCAAAGTTCCCTGCCACCTCTCAGAATGCCTTAGATCGCACAGTCTTGTTCTACGGCCATTATGATGTTGTCGGCGCAGAAGCCAACCAGGCCAAGTGGAATACTGACCCATTTCAGCTAACATCCCTCAACGGGTTTCTGTATGGACGTGGCGTCTCGGATAATAAAGGTCCAATATTGGCTGCACTATATGCGGCAGCAGAGCTAACACAAAGGAAAGAGCTGACGTGCAACGTGGTCTTCCTTATCGAGGGCGAGGAAGAATCCGGGTCTCAAGGCTTTGCAGAGACGATCCAGGAGAACAAAGACTTGATTGGACCGGTTGATTGGATACTCCTGGCAAACAGCTACTGGCTTGACGACCATATACCATGTCTAACGTATGGATTGAGAGGTGTTATCCACGCAAACCTAATCGTTGCCAGTCATCACCCTGATCTTCATAGCGGCATTGATGGAAGTTCACTACTCGATGAGCCACTCAAGGATTTGACTATGCTCCTAAGCACGATAGTCGGGCCCAAGGGCAAAATAAATCTCCCAGGATTCCAGGATCCGGTCTTGCCCCTTACCCCCATTGAGAAACAACGGTACGATGCAATCGCGGAAGCGCTTCTGCCACATCATCCAGAGATTGAAGATGTCGAATCATTCACAGCCTCGCTGATGCATCGCTGGCGCGAACCATCACTTACCATCCACTCAGTGGAAATCCCAGGCTGCAAGAGCTCCACAACTACGATATCACGCAAAGCCAAAGCCACGTTGTCCATTCGACTCGTGCCAAACCAAAACGCAGATAAAGTGGCAGAAGACTTAATCGACTACGCCCAAACCCAATTTGCCGATCTCGACTCACAAAACATTCTCACCGTTGAGATCACCGGGAAAGCCGACCCCTGGCTGGGTGATCCGGGCAACGAACTCTTCGAAACCCTCTCCCGTGCCGTCACAGCAGTATGGTCAGCGAGCACGGAGAGCAGAAAATACAACAACTACCCACCACCAATTCCGACCCGACACTTATCCAATTCGGGGCTCCCTCGCACGAATTCTTCCGATAGCCTGGCTTCTACGTCAAAAATTGAGCGAATACTCGCATCTTCGTCCTCCGTTCCAAACCATAAATCCGGCCGGAAAGCGAAATCATCACACTTATCCCCAGTACCCACTTCATCCACCCTTACCACTGATCCTACCGATCCAAATCAGCCCTCGCATTCACAGGAGAACGAGACGTCTGAAAACCATCGGAAAACAGCACCACAGCTCATCAAGCCTATCTACATTCGCGAAGGAGGCTCTATTCCTACCATCCGTTTCCTGGAGAAAGAATTTAATGCGCCTGCTGCCCATTTACCTTGTGGACAGGCGAGTGACAATGCACACTTGAGTAATGAGAGATTGCGGGTGGAAAACTTGTATCGAAGCAGGGAGATCTTCAGGAGAGTGTTTAGGGAGTTAGGTGGCAGTTTGCCGGCCCATGAAGAGTAA